TTGTTGTAGTCGTACTGGGTAACGCTGCGCAAGCTGACCAAACCACCGGTCGCGTTCCGCTTGCTCAGATTCACCTGATAGTTGTGCAGGTCTTGCTGGAAGAAACCATTCTCGCCGACGGTGAAGTTATTGATTCGGCGATCGTTCGATTCAAAGTAGGCGCCTGCGCCGAAGGTGGCGTCGAACGCACTCAAAGCGGCTTCTTCACCAAAGCGGCCATCGGTATAGACGATCGCGGGATCGTACATCGAGACAACCGCCTCAGGCGTTCGCAGCACACCGCCGAGATCTTTCATGACCTGCGAGTTTTGCAGAGCGAGCCGGATCGCTTCTTCCAGCGAGAGGTCCCAGTAGCCGTTGCGGAAGTCGATGTTCTCAGGCGTGATCGAATCGGGAGATTCTGGGATTTCCAGCCAGTCGTCTTCTTCGCAGACGTTCGGGGCAGGATCTTCGATCTTCAGACCACGGTTGGCGTACTCTGCGATCAGCGATTCGTCGTAGGCAGGAGGATCTGGACAGTCATAGCCCTTCCAGCACTGGTGCAGACAACCGCTACAGCATGTTGTCAGGCACGTGCTGAGGACCACCATCCATCGTGTGTAGCGACGGAGCATCGCTGCTATTCCCTCCTGGGTCGATCGTGCGGGGCTAACCGTTTGTCCACGGGAGCAAACAGTTATTGGGGGCGATTGGTGCGCGATCGGCTTGGGTTGGATCTGCCGCATAGGTCATTAGCACCACGCTTCTGGGTGAAACCCCACGTTCTTTTTCGGCAACGACTATCTGCAAACTCAATAAAACCCTTACTTTCTGAAGATCAGAAAGAAACACTACCACCGGCCCAGACGCTAGCGTCGATTGTTTTTGCCTTAGACTCTTCGTAATCGTTAAACTCGGCCGATGACGATAGCGTGACGGCGAAACCTAAGCCAGCTGATTGGAATGGTTTTGTCGATTGGTATACTCACGCTAAGTGGGAGACCCCAGCCCAGGGCAAGCCGAGGTCAAACACCTGCCAGATTCGCCCCGCAAGGTGGTGAATCGGACTCTGAACAAAAGGGGACATGCGAATGAATCCGGAACGCTGGGATTCGGAACCGTCGCGCGAGGGAGCATCGGATCAGCAATGGTCGTTGGATGATGTTCTGCGCCGCACGCAAGATTCCGGGCAAGCGGATGATGTTCTCGAGGTGATCGAAGAACTTCGCAAAAAGAACCCCAACGCTCAGCCGAGCGAGATCGACACGATGACCTATTTCGTGCTGGTCTATCTCAAGCGGCGCTACCCAGATCTGCCGCTGAAGAATGAGAAAGTCCTGACCATGGCCTCGACAATCGCCCAGTCGTTGCTCGAGGACCCGACGGCCGCCGAGCGGATGCGTACTCTATGGTCTCAATCGAGTTAGATCTATGTCTGCCGACGCGACCCAACTTGAGCAACGCATCCAAGAGAACCAAGGCCTGGTTATCTCGCTGGCGAAGTCAATCCATCGCAAATTGCCACCGCAGATCGGCATGGACGACCTGATCGCCTACGGACAATTGGGGCTGGCTGAAGCGGCCCAGTCGTTCGAGGAAGGGCGCGGAGCGAGCTTCTCGACCTTCGCGTACTATCGTGTTCGAGGGGCGATATACGACGGCATCTCGAAGATGAGCTGGAATTCGCATGCGGCTCGCATGCAGAACAAATACCAGCAGATGGCGGTCGATACGCTGGAAGCGGAGAGCACTCGGGGAGAACCTTCCCAGGCAAAAATCGAAGAAAATGCTCGATGGCTTGGCAACCTGACGGAAAAACTCGCGATTATCTACCTGGCCAGCCACGGCGAAGATACGCAAGACGCGATTCAAGCAGTTGCGGACGCTCGCGTGGAAAAACCTGACGAGCAACTCGAGAACGAAGAGATCCATCGGCTGCTGAAGAAACTGCTGCAAACCCTGGCTCCGCAAGAGCAAGAACTGATCCGGATGACCTACTACGAAGGGTTAAGTCTCAAGGAGGCGGCTGATCATCTTGGCAAAAGCAAGTCTTGGGCAAGCCGATTGCATCAAGCCATTCTCGAGCGTCTGGGTCGCGCTCTGCGTCAAACGACTTAGTCGTAAGCATTGGCCTGTTAAAGAGTAGCGATTTGCTCGATCGGAATCATTCCTGCTAGTGGGGAGTGCCGAGAGAATCAGAGAGGACGTCTGTGACGAATATGCGGCTGGCCAAATTTCAGCCTTATATTTTTGTTGAAACTCCTATTTTGACACTTATACTTTCGCGGCCATTTCGTTTACCAGTCTGTCCGAGATGAACTGCCATGGCATTCCCACAAGTCCTCGACGTCGAAACGTTGATCAATCCGATCTCGGATGAAAATCCGAGCGGTGTGGAGCTTCGTGGTTCGGAACATGCCAACGAGTTCTTCGACCTGCGCGAGATCTTCAATCAATCGAACAAAGCCGAGCGCGAGCTGCAAACGGCGATGGCCTTTCCGGATGAAGAGTTTCCGGACTTGAAGGATCCGCAGTGGGAAGAAGTTCGAGATCGCTCGATTCATGTCCTGACAAACTATTCCAAAGACGTATCGGTCGCTTCGTGGCTAATCGAAGCGGTCATGCGTTTGGATGGCATCGCCGGGCTGCGGGATGGTTTCAAAGTGATGCAGGAAATCTGCCGTCGCTATTGGGATAGCATCCACCCGCAGCCTGACGAAGACGAAGGCTATGCCGAGACGGTCTCGCAACTGACCGGCCTGACCAGCGAACGAACGTTCGGCGTGTTGGATGCGTTGCCACTGACCAGCGGTGGAGGGGGGAGCTACTCCCTCTTTGACTTCAACGAAGCCAACCGTATCGAAGGGATGCCCACGGAAGAGCGTCAACGGCGAATCACGGAAGGGGCGATCGAACGAAACACGTTTGACGAGTCGTTCCGCGCTACGCCTCGCGAACACTTTAATGATGTGCTCGAAGATCTCGACACTATCATCGACACAATCCGCGACCTGGCGACTTACCTCGACGAACGTTGCGTCCGCAACTCGTTTGGCGAAGATACCTCGCCGTCGATGACCTCGTTTCGTCAGAAGCTTGAGGCGACCCGATCGACCGTACAACAACTGATTTCCGAGCTTTTGCTCGAGGAAGCAACGCCGGCCGTGGAAGAAACTGCGCAGGAAGGCGAAGCTACACAAGACCAACCCAAGGTGGTTGCGGGGGCGATCCAGTCGCGAACCGACGCCATCAAACTGATTCGCAAGGCGGCCGAGTACTTCCGCAAGACCGAGCCGCAATCGTTCATTCACTTCAAACTCGAGCAAGCCGCGCGATGGGCCGAGATGCCTTTTCCGGAACTGCTCAAAGAGTTGTTGCGTGACGATTCTGCGATGGGGGAATTGCATCGTCGTACAGGTATTCCGATACCAGACGACGAGGGTGGATATTAATGGATTTCCAATAATATCTCTGACAGTTTGATTGTAATCTGACATCAATTCCCTGAAATTGAGGTCAGGTTAAGTTGGGGCAAAAACTTGGCCGGTAACGATGCGTGCTGACCAGATTAGCTGCGAATCCTATTTCACAACGCATTGCTATAAGAACTGACATTGGGGGGAAACGATGGCTGAAAGTTATCAAAAGAGGCTCAATCGCGTCCGCAAGCCTCGCGTCCACATCACTTACGATGTGGAAACGGGCGATGCCATGGAGAAGAAAGAGCTGCCATTTGTGGTTGGGGTGATGGGAGATTTCTCCGGCAACCCAGCCGAAAAGATGGAACCGCTCAAGGATCGCAAGTTCGTTCAGATCGATCGCGACAACTTCGACGACGTGATGAAGCGATTCCGCCCCGAACTGAATATGCGCGTCGACAACACGTTGGCGGACGATGGTTCGCAAATGGCCGTCAACTTGAAGTTCCAATCGATGGACGACTTCAGCCCAGCTAACGTTGCCAAGCAGATCGAACCCCTCAAAAAGCTGCTCGCAACGCGTGACAATCTGCGTGACCTGTTGACCAAGATCGATCGCAGCGACGACCTGGAAACCTTGCTGGAACAGGTTATGAACGACGCCGGACAGCTCAAGAAATTGGCTGGTGAACTGGGCGTCCAAGATTCGGGTGATGCTGACAAAGGGGATGCATAGTCATGAGTGCCGGTGAACAACAATCCGCTCAAGCAGCGGCCCAAAACGTAGAAGCAACCAGCCTCCTGGATGCTGCGATCACAGCGACCAAGCAGACCGAACAGCCTCGCGCGAAAGAGCTGATTCAGACGCTGGTCGAAGAAGCGATGAAGGGGACGGTTACCTTCGACAAAGATATTATCCGGACGATCAACCAAGGGATCGCCGCGATCGACGAAGCGGTCTCGACCCAGTTGGCGACGGTCATGCATCACCCAGAGTTTCAAAAGCTGGAAGGTAGCTGGCGTGGCCTGAACTACCTGGTCAGCAACAGCGAAACGGGCGAGATGCTGAAGCTGCGTGTCTTGAACGCAACGAAGAAGGATCTCTCGAAAGATCTGGAACGTGCTGTCGAGTTCGATCAAAGCACCACCTTCAAAAAGATCTACGAAAGCGAATTCGGCCTGGCCGGTGGTACGCCTTATGGCGCACTGATCGGCAACTACGAATGGGATAACACCCCAGACGATATTGCCGCCTTGGAGAAGATGTCAGGCGTGGCCGCGTCGGCGTTCGCCCCGTTTTTGACTGCTCCGAGCGCAAGCTTCTTCGGGTTTGACGACTGGGAAGAGCTCTCGCGTCCACGCGACCTGGCGAAGATCTTCGACTCGCAAGAGTACATCAAGTGGAACGCGTTCCGTCAGTCGGAAGACTCGCGGTTCGTAACCATGTGCATGCCACGCACGCTGGCTCGCTTGCCTTACGGTGCGGCGACCAAGCCAATCGACGAGTTCGATTTTGAAGAAGTCGAAACCGGTCCTGGTGGTCAGCCAATCGAAGTCGATCACGAAGAATACTGCTGGATGAACACAGCGTTCGTCATGGGTGCCAAGCTGACCGACGCGTTTGCGAAGACGGGGTGGTGCACGGCGATCCGCGGTGTCGAAAACGGCGGTAAGGTCGAAGGCCTGCCGGTGCACGTGTTCAAGAGCAGCGATGGCGACTCAGGTATCAAGTGCCCAACCGAAGTGGCGATCACCGATCGTCGCGAAGCGGAACTGAGCAAGCTGGGCTTCCTGTCGCTCTGCCATTTCAAAGATACCGACTACTCGGTCTTCTTTGGTGGTCAGACCACGCAGCGGCCAAAGCAGTACCATGAACCAGACGCCACAGCCAACGCCGAGATTTCGGCTCGCTTGCCGTACATCATGGCTTCGTCCCGTTTCGCTCACTACTTGAAGGTGATCGCACGCGACAAGATCGGTTCGTTCATGGAACGCGACGACTGCGAACGCTGGTTGAACGACTGGATTCACAACTACGTCTGTGCCGACAAGAGCCCAAGTGCCGAAGTCAAGGCGCGTCTGCCTTTGGCCGAAGCACGGGTCGAAGTCACCGAAATGCCTGGCAAGCCAGGTTCGTACAACGCGGTGGCCTACTTGCGTCCATGGCTGCAGATGGAAGAGTTGACCACCTCGCTTCGCATGGTGGCCAGCATTCCGCAAAAGGCTGGCTAATGCACGCCTGCTGAGCAATCCAAGAGGCACATTGGGGAACGAACTCTTTTGTGCCTCTTTTTATATCGACTCCTCTGCGCGATGTTGCCATGCCTGCTGAGTTTCCAACGCAACCTGAAGAGCTCGCTCAACCTCTGCTGGAAGAGGTAACGCAGGCAGTTCCGCAGGATGCGCCGACGGAAACCACCGGGCCAATCTCGATTCTGGACTGGATTGTCGACAGTGAACATGTCGCGGAAGCGGGGCAAGCTTCGCATCGCTGGGACGAGTTCATGACGGCGACCACTATCTACGAGCGGCTGCTTGCCTGGCTCGGCAAAGTGGATGGGCTCTCGAAAAAGTCGCTCGTTCGCCGACTGAATGCCGACGTCGCTCAGATCGATCAATGGCTCAACGATCAACTGAATGCGATTCTGCACCATCCCAAGTTTCAGAAGCTGGAAGCCTCGTGGCGGGGGCTGCAATATCTGACCGACATGGTCGATGAAGAGGCTGATCGTCAGCAGGTCCATGTGCGCGTATTGAACGCCAGTTGGAAAGATGTCGAACGCGACATGGAACGAGCGATCGAGTTCGACGCCAGTGAGCTGTTCAAAAAAATCTATGAAGAAGAATTTGGTACGGCTGGTGGCAAGCCATTTGGGGTGATGATCGGCGATTATCACATTCATCCGCAGCCGACCAAGCATCATCCTCATCGCGATATCGACACGCTGCAAGGCCTGGCAGGGATCGCGGCCGCTTCGTTCTGTCCGTTCATCGCCGGGGCCAGTTCCTCGATGTTTGGCCTGGACGATTTCAGCGGGATCGAACATGTCGAGAACCTTCGTTCCGGGTTCGACCAGGCCGAGTTCACCCAATGGCATGCCTTCCGCAAATCAGAAGATGCCCGGTTTGTCGGGCTGGTGATGCCGAAGGTCCTGATGCGTTTGCCCTACGAGACCTTCGATGCCCGGGCCGACGGCTTTTGCTTCCGCGAAGAAGTCGCCGGACGCGATCGACGAAATTATTTGTGGGGCAACGCTGCCTATGCTTTCGCGGAAGTATTGATCCGCGCCTATTCCGATTGCGGATGGCTGGCGCAGATTCGTGGTGTTCAGCGAAACGTGGTGGGGGGCGGATTGGTCAGCCGCTTGCCGGTTCACTACTTCGGGACCGATCGCGAAGGGATCGCTCCGAAAGCTTCGACCGATTGTATTGTTAGTGATCGACAAGAGGCGGAACTGGCCAACCTCGGTTTCATTCCGCTGACCCATTGTCACGATACCGAACTGAGCGCGTTCTATTCCAATCAAACGGTTCAGTTGCCAAAGAGATACGAAGAGCCCGAAGCGACGCAGAACGCGAAGATCTCGAGCATGTTGCAGTACATCCTCTGCACCTCACAATTCGCCCATGCGTTGAAGGTGATCGCACGTGACAAGGTCGGTACCTTCGAGAGTCGCGAGGCGATCGAACGGTTTCTCAATGATTGGATTCACGACTATGTGACCCCAGATCAGAAGGCGAAGCCCGAAACAAAGGCGGCCCGGCCACTGCGTCAGGCCGAGATCTCATTGCGAGACGACCCTGGTAAGCCTGGCTCGTACCACTGCACCTTCAAGTTATGGCCTCATTATCAACTGGATGACCTGGTCGCTTCGATTCGCATGAAGACCACCATCGAAGGCCGCCGACAATAAACGTAAACCCTCTGCATACTGCGGATTAACTGCGAGAGCCCTCCATGACCATCGGTGAGAAGCTAAAGAACGGACAGCTCGACGACGCAATTGACGAGGCGATTGCCGACGTCAAGAAGCAGCCGATGCAATGGGACCTGCGAATTGCGATGGCTCAACTGCTATGTCTGCGAGGCGATTTGCAGCGAGCCGACGGGCATCTGGAAACGGCCCAGATTCAAACCCCCGATGCGATCCTGCGAATCTCGATGTATCGGCAGATGATCCGGGGCGAGATGACTCGGAACGAATGCTGGGACGACGGACGTACGCCTGACCTGATGCAAGGTCAGGAACCGACCCCGCTGATCGAAAAGAACCTGCGATTGCTGTTGGCCCTGCGAGATGGCAACCTGTCCGAGGCCGCAACCTTGGCTGGCGAAATCGAGGAAGAACGCCCGCTCGTCAAGGGAACGTGCGATGGGGTCCCCTTTGAAGATCTACGAGACCAGGACGACCGCACTGCGTTCTTCTTCGAGACGATTACCAGCAACGGAAAGTACTTCTGGATTCCGTTCGACGAGATCGAATCGATCGAATTCCATCCGCCGGAACAGCCTTCCGACTTGATCTGGCGCCGAGCCACCATGAGTGCCTACGGTCAAGAAGGGGACGTCTTCCTCAATGCGTTGTACCCCGGCAGCTCGCAAAGCGACGACCTGACACAGAAGCTTGGCCAAAGCACGGACTGGCTCGGGCAAGAAGGAGAGCCTGGTCGTGGCCTGGGGCAGCGAATGTTCTGGCTGGGTGAAGACGAGAAGTCGATTATGGAAATCAGCACGCTGACTTTCAGCAAATAGCCACGGCTTTCCAGGGAGTACGCATGTCGAAGGGAGAAGAGGATCAGCCGTTGATGCCGTCCGTATTCGATCGCTTGATCGATTACGAACCGTTCAACGCGCGGGAAACACCTCGTTCGCAAACCCAGACCATGCGTGAGATCCGCGAGTCGGTGATGCGGGATCTCGAGAACTTGCTGAATACGCGTTGGCGCTGCATGAACTGGCCGCCAGAAAAGGGGACGCTTGACGGCTCGCTGGTGAATTACGGCATTCCAGATTTTTCTTCGATTGATCTCAGCTCGGACATGGATCTGGAAACGCTACGAGAGGCGATCGAGTTTGCGATTCGCACCTACGAGACACGGTTCGTTTCGGTCGAGGTCGAACTCTCGCCGAAGCTTAAGAAAGAGGATCGTTTGCTGCAGTTTGTCATTCGTGCGGAACTGTATGCCACGCCTGCTCCGGAACCGATTGTGTTTGATTCGACGTTGGAGCCTTCGGATCAGTTATTTCATGTGAAACGGAAGGATCGATGAGCGACGAACTGCTCGAGTTTTATCGTCGTGAGCGTGCTTACCTGCTCGATCAGGGAAAAAGCTTCGCCGAGGCCAATCCGAAGATCGCCAGTCGACTCGGACTAGGGGGCGACGATTTCAAAGATCCGCACGTTGGGCGACTGATCGAATCGTTCGCGTACTTGAACGCACGCACGCGTTTGAAGCTGGAAGACGACTTCCCCGAGATCGCCGCGTCGATGCTCGAGGTTCTCTTCCCGCATTTGCTGCGGCCGATTCCTTCGATGTCGATCGTGCAGTTCGGTTTGGATCGAGCCCAGGTCGAAGCGTTCGACGGCTTCACGGTCGCTCGTGGAACGAGCCTCGAAACGGAACAGATCGACGGCGATCCTTGTCGCTTCCGGACCTGCTATCCGGTGACCTGTTGGCCAATCGAGATTACCGACGTCCGCATGATGAGCCATCCGTTCGAGGCTCCGGCGACCGCTTACAATACCGACTCGACCGCGATGATTCGCATTCGAGCCAAGACCTTTTCGACCAACACGCAGCTCAATCAGTTGAACCTGAAGACGCTGCGGTTCTACATCAAAGAACAGGCCCCGTATAAGTACGACCTTTACGAGCTGCTGATGACTTCGGTCGTAGGCGTGGCTGCCGCTCGCAACCCGAAGGCTCCGGACTGCCAGTTGCTTGGTACCCGCTGTATCGAGCCGGTCGGTTTTCAGCGTGACGAAGGGATGTTCGACTATCCGGCCCGGTCGTTTATCGGCTATCGGATGCTGACGGAATTCTTCACGTTTCCCGATAAGTTTCTGTTCTTCGATTTGCAGCTTGGCAACTGCCTGAAGAAGATCAGCGGCGAAGAAGTCGAGTTTTATATCTTCCTGAAGGAAACCAACGCCGACCTGGAACGCCGCTTGTCGGCCGAGAACCTGCGGATCGGTTGTACGCCGATCACGAATCTCTATCGCCAGGAAGCCGAACCGATCCGGCTGACGCACCAGCAAACCGAGTATCACGTCATTCCGGACTCGCGTCGGCCGTTTGCCAACGAGATCTATTCGATCGACGAAGTCACGGCGGTCTCGCAAGATAATCGCGAAGTTCCGTATCACCCGTTCTACTCGTTCAAGCATGCTTCGCAGTCGCGAGAAGCAGGGACCTATTGGCATGCGACGCGGCGTCCCAATCCTGGCGGACGCGAGGTGAACGACGAAGGAACCGAGCTCTTCATGTCGATTGTCGATCTCGACTTTCAGCCCAGCAGCCCGGCCCAGTGGAGCCTGCATGCCGAGTTGACTTGCTTTAATCGGGATCTGCCAGAACGCCTTCCGTTTGGGGGCGATCAGCCAAAGCTTTATATGTCGGGGCTGGCCCCGGTGACGAAGATTCGTTGCTTGTTGCCACCCACGCCGACACGTCGTCCTGACATCGAACAGGGCATTCGCTGGCGATTAATTTCCCACCTCTCGTTGAACCATCTGTCGTTGATCGAAGATGAAGAAGGTTCGCACGCCTTGCGAGAAATATTGAGCTTGTACGACTACGTCAACTCGAATGTCAGCCAGGCCTTTGTCGAAGGGATCAAAGGCATCGAGGGCGAACCATGCACGGCCCGGGTCAAGACACCCAATGGAACGGTCTTCTGCCGTGGGACGCGCGTTCATCTGACTTTCGACTCGTCGCGATTTTCAGGCGGCGGCATGTTTTTGATGGCAAGTGTGCTGGAGCGTTTCTTCGCGCTTTACTGCACGATCAATTCATTCACCCAGACGGTCATCCATGACGAGACCGGCAAGGAGATTCATCGTTGGGCACCGAGGGCCGGCGAAAACGTGCTGCTGTAGCCAGCCGACTGATGGAGAAGCCGTATCAGTTCGACTTTTTCCAGGCAATGCGAATGCTGGAAAAGGTCGCGCAGGAAGATCCGGCGACGTTCGCCCAGTGGCAACCCGTGGGCGAAGATGGACCGCCTCAGCGAGAGCTGGTGCAGTTGAAGGTATTGTGTGCGCGGACGTTCCCTGCAAGCGAGGTCACGTCGATCATTCGTCGACGTCCCGACCCCGAGCATGGCCATGCCGACGGCGAATCTCCCTTCGTCATGACAACCACCTTCATGGGACTGTTCGGTGCCCAAGGCGTGATGCCGCTGCACTACACGCAAACGGTTTTGGATCGTGTTCGTCGGAAAGATTACGCCCTGCGTGACTTTCTCGACCTGTTCCACCACCGGATCTTGTCGCTGTTTTATCGAGCGTGGGAGAAGTACCGCTTTCCCATCGCCTTCGAGCGAGCTCGACGAGTCTCGCGGAACCCGAAGCAACTTGATCTCTTCACGCAGATCTTGTACTCACTGGTTGGCATGGGAACCGATGGCATTCGCCAGCGGCAGCAAATCAACGACGAAACGTTTCTGTACTATGCCGGGCACTTCGCCCACACGCCAAGATCGGCCTTGGGGCTGCAGCAGATCCTGGAAGACTATTTCGCCTTCGAGGTCGTCGTGCAGCAGTACGCCGGGCATTGGTTGTACATCGACCCGGCCGATCAATCGCGATTGCCTGACGCGGCAGGGCTGTTGGGTGGCAACAATCGCCTCGGCGAAGAGACCGTCATTGGTCACCGCATGTGGAACTGCGAAACGCGTTTCCGTTTGCGAATTGGCCCGGTCGACTACCAGCAGTATCAAAAGCTGATGCCCAGTGGAGATCAACTGGGTGAAGTCGCCCAGCTCACGCGAACCTATGTCGGCAATTCGCTCGACTTCGATATGCAGTTGGTGCTGAAGAAAACGGAGGTGCCTCCGTGCATTCTAGGTAGCGAAGAGTCGCCTTGCTTCCTGGGTTACAACATGTGGCTTCGTAACGACGAGTTTCAAGAGGACGTCGAAGACGCCGTGTTTCAGCACGCAGGCTACCCCGAGAAAAAGTCCGCCTAAGTCGCGACGAAACCTGGCCGAGAGGTTCTCGGCGCCAGCCTTGATGAACCAACCTGACAGACATTCAGAGATTCAGTGGAAAGGGATCGACCAGCCATGGCATCCGTGAACTTGAAATCGTTGGTAGGAAAGCTCAACGGAACCTGTCGACGCACGCTCGAAGGGGCGGCCGGTTTGTGCTTGTCGCGAACCAATTACAACGTCGAAGTCGAGCATTGGCTGACCAAGATCCTGGAAACCCCCAACACCGATCTCGACGCGATCTTGCGGAACTACGAGATCGACGCGAGCAAGCTGCTGGCCGAACTGACCCGGGCGATGGACAAGCTGAAGACGGGCAACGCTCGTCCGCCGGCGCTTAGTCAAACGGTCGTCGATCTGGCTCGCGATGCCTGGCTGATTGCCTCGGTCGATTACCTGGAGCCTTCCGTGCGGACAGGGCACCTCGTGATTGCCATGCTTTCCGATCGGATCACCGCCCAGTCGGTCTTGTCGAGTTGCCCCGAGCTGGAAAAGATCAGCCTGGAAGATTTGAAGCAG
This genomic window from Bremerella sp. JC817 contains:
- the tssC gene encoding type VI secretion system contractile sheath large subunit yields the protein MSAGEQQSAQAAAQNVEATSLLDAAITATKQTEQPRAKELIQTLVEEAMKGTVTFDKDIIRTINQGIAAIDEAVSTQLATVMHHPEFQKLEGSWRGLNYLVSNSETGEMLKLRVLNATKKDLSKDLERAVEFDQSTTFKKIYESEFGLAGGTPYGALIGNYEWDNTPDDIAALEKMSGVAASAFAPFLTAPSASFFGFDDWEELSRPRDLAKIFDSQEYIKWNAFRQSEDSRFVTMCMPRTLARLPYGAATKPIDEFDFEEVETGPGGQPIEVDHEEYCWMNTAFVMGAKLTDAFAKTGWCTAIRGVENGGKVEGLPVHVFKSSDGDSGIKCPTEVAITDRREAELSKLGFLSLCHFKDTDYSVFFGGQTTQRPKQYHEPDATANAEISARLPYIMASSRFAHYLKVIARDKIGSFMERDDCERWLNDWIHNYVCADKSPSAEVKARLPLAEARVEVTEMPGKPGSYNAVAYLRPWLQMEELTTSLRMVASIPQKAG
- the tssC gene encoding type VI secretion system contractile sheath large subunit; this translates as MPAEFPTQPEELAQPLLEEVTQAVPQDAPTETTGPISILDWIVDSEHVAEAGQASHRWDEFMTATTIYERLLAWLGKVDGLSKKSLVRRLNADVAQIDQWLNDQLNAILHHPKFQKLEASWRGLQYLTDMVDEEADRQQVHVRVLNASWKDVERDMERAIEFDASELFKKIYEEEFGTAGGKPFGVMIGDYHIHPQPTKHHPHRDIDTLQGLAGIAAASFCPFIAGASSSMFGLDDFSGIEHVENLRSGFDQAEFTQWHAFRKSEDARFVGLVMPKVLMRLPYETFDARADGFCFREEVAGRDRRNYLWGNAAYAFAEVLIRAYSDCGWLAQIRGVQRNVVGGGLVSRLPVHYFGTDREGIAPKASTDCIVSDRQEAELANLGFIPLTHCHDTELSAFYSNQTVQLPKRYEEPEATQNAKISSMLQYILCTSQFAHALKVIARDKVGTFESREAIERFLNDWIHDYVTPDQKAKPETKAARPLRQAEISLRDDPGKPGSYHCTFKLWPHYQLDDLVASIRMKTTIEGRRQ
- a CDS encoding type VI secretion system accessory protein TagJ produces the protein MTIGEKLKNGQLDDAIDEAIADVKKQPMQWDLRIAMAQLLCLRGDLQRADGHLETAQIQTPDAILRISMYRQMIRGEMTRNECWDDGRTPDLMQGQEPTPLIEKNLRLLLALRDGNLSEAATLAGEIEEERPLVKGTCDGVPFEDLRDQDDRTAFFFETITSNGKYFWIPFDEIESIEFHPPEQPSDLIWRRATMSAYGQEGDVFLNALYPGSSQSDDLTQKLGQSTDWLGQEGEPGRGLGQRMFWLGEDEKSIMEISTLTFSK
- the tssB gene encoding type VI secretion system contractile sheath small subunit; translation: MAESYQKRLNRVRKPRVHITYDVETGDAMEKKELPFVVGVMGDFSGNPAEKMEPLKDRKFVQIDRDNFDDVMKRFRPELNMRVDNTLADDGSQMAVNLKFQSMDDFSPANVAKQIEPLKKLLATRDNLRDLLTKIDRSDDLETLLEQVMNDAGQLKKLAGELGVQDSGDADKGDA
- the tssA gene encoding type VI secretion system protein TssA, giving the protein MAFPQVLDVETLINPISDENPSGVELRGSEHANEFFDLREIFNQSNKAERELQTAMAFPDEEFPDLKDPQWEEVRDRSIHVLTNYSKDVSVASWLIEAVMRLDGIAGLRDGFKVMQEICRRYWDSIHPQPDEDEGYAETVSQLTGLTSERTFGVLDALPLTSGGGGSYSLFDFNEANRIEGMPTEERQRRITEGAIERNTFDESFRATPREHFNDVLEDLDTIIDTIRDLATYLDERCVRNSFGEDTSPSMTSFRQKLEATRSTVQQLISELLLEEATPAVEETAQEGEATQDQPKVVAGAIQSRTDAIKLIRKAAEYFRKTEPQSFIHFKLEQAARWAEMPFPELLKELLRDDSAMGELHRRTGIPIPDDEGGY
- the tssF gene encoding type VI secretion system baseplate subunit TssF, producing MSDELLEFYRRERAYLLDQGKSFAEANPKIASRLGLGGDDFKDPHVGRLIESFAYLNARTRLKLEDDFPEIAASMLEVLFPHLLRPIPSMSIVQFGLDRAQVEAFDGFTVARGTSLETEQIDGDPCRFRTCYPVTCWPIEITDVRMMSHPFEAPATAYNTDSTAMIRIRAKTFSTNTQLNQLNLKTLRFYIKEQAPYKYDLYELLMTSVVGVAAARNPKAPDCQLLGTRCIEPVGFQRDEGMFDYPARSFIGYRMLTEFFTFPDKFLFFDLQLGNCLKKISGEEVEFYIFLKETNADLERRLSAENLRIGCTPITNLYRQEAEPIRLTHQQTEYHVIPDSRRPFANEIYSIDEVTAVSQDNREVPYHPFYSFKHASQSREAGTYWHATRRPNPGGREVNDEGTELFMSIVDLDFQPSSPAQWSLHAELTCFNRDLPERLPFGGDQPKLYMSGLAPVTKIRCLLPPTPTRRPDIEQGIRWRLISHLSLNHLSLIEDEEGSHALREILSLYDYVNSNVSQAFVEGIKGIEGEPCTARVKTPNGTVFCRGTRVHLTFDSSRFSGGGMFLMASVLERFFALYCTINSFTQTVIHDETGKEIHRWAPRAGENVLL
- a CDS encoding sigma-70 family RNA polymerase sigma factor, whose amino-acid sequence is MSADATQLEQRIQENQGLVISLAKSIHRKLPPQIGMDDLIAYGQLGLAEAAQSFEEGRGASFSTFAYYRVRGAIYDGISKMSWNSHAARMQNKYQQMAVDTLEAESTRGEPSQAKIEENARWLGNLTEKLAIIYLASHGEDTQDAIQAVADARVEKPDEQLENEEIHRLLKKLLQTLAPQEQELIRMTYYEGLSLKEAADHLGKSKSWASRLHQAILERLGRALRQTT
- the tssE gene encoding type VI secretion system baseplate subunit TssE; this translates as MSKGEEDQPLMPSVFDRLIDYEPFNARETPRSQTQTMREIRESVMRDLENLLNTRWRCMNWPPEKGTLDGSLVNYGIPDFSSIDLSSDMDLETLREAIEFAIRTYETRFVSVEVELSPKLKKEDRLLQFVIRAELYATPAPEPIVFDSTLEPSDQLFHVKRKDR